tgccatctctcctaaacacctccatgcttccatgtcatctagaccaacggcctttccatttttcatcctcttcatagctgcccttatttccttcttgctaatccgttgcacttcctgattcaccatctccacatcatccaacctcttctctctctttctcttcattcatcagcctctcaaagtactctttccatctgctcaacacactccccTCGCTTGTGactacgtttccatctttatcctttatcaccctaacctgctgcacatctttcccagctcggtccctctgtctagccaatcggtacaggtccttttctccttccttagtgtccaacctctcatacgactcatcatacgccttttctttagccttcgtacctctctcttcactttgcacctgatctccttgtactcttgtctactttctgtatctctctgattatcccacttcttctttgccatcctcttcctctgtatactctcctgtatttcctcattccaccaccagatttccttttccgcctccctctttccagatgtcatgcaaagcacccttcttgctgtcacccttactccatctgctgtagtttcccagctgtctggtaactcttcactgccacccagtgccggtctcacctcctccctaaactcaaccttgaagtcttcctttttcaacttccacaatttgatccttggctctgccctcactctcttcctcttcttgatctccaacgtcatcctacagaccaccatcctatgctgcttaactacactttcccctgccaccactttgcagtcttcaatctccttcagatcaactcttctgcataggatgtaatctacctgtgtgtgcatcttcctccactcttgtatgtaaccctatgttcctacctcttcttaaaatacgtattcaccacagccatgtccatctttttggcaaaatccactatcctttgaccgtcttcattcctctccttgacaccatacctacccatcacctcctcgtctccactgttctcttcaccaacatgcccattgaaatccactccaatcaccactttctgtcccttgggtacactgttcatcactttatccaactcactccaaaaatcttctttctcacccattgcacacccaatttgcggtgcatatgcgctaacaacattcatcatcacacctccaatttccagcttcataatcattactctgtctgacactcgtttcacctccaaaacactctttacgtactgtttcttcagaataacttctaccccatttctcctcccatccgatagaacaatttgaatccacctccaatccacttagccttactccccttctatttagtctcttgcatacacaatatatcaaccttccttctctccatcatatctgttaactctctccccttaccagtcatactgccaacattgaaagttcctaccctcagttccactctctttactttcctcctctcctcctgcctccggacacgtcccccccccccctcttcttctcctacttcttcttctttttctttggccaACCGTAGCCTAATTTCCGTCAGCACCCTGTTgggtaacagtactggtggcggtcgttgttaacccggggctctactgatccggtatggaaatttgtattgttgtccgcatattgatttggcaaagttttacaccggatgcccttcctgacgtaaccctccccatttacccAGGCTTGGGACTGGTACAAAGAAACGCACTGGTTTGTACATCCACTGTGGCTGGGTTTTGTATAATttcaacttgattgtatgcaatgttattttcttcaaatcaaaaaaaaaatcctaagttTTGTTAATATGTTCTCTGATTTGTTTTGTTAGATGTGACATTCGCTGTTGAAAAATATGCAGTAATTGGGGAAAATAGGGtggatcagattttttttttttttttttaactacattgGAAAATGACTCATACAATTATGTTTTGCCTAGTTTTACTGTTTAAGCTGCTTTGAGGTGTAAtgtatatgatttttatatcCTAGGTGGTAAATGTTGTTTTTCATCATCCGTGTAACGACCGTCTTATGAAGTGTTTACCAGtcgataataaaagaaaatgtgatcatAATTgtgtacattatttttaaagatttttttgattacctatgtaaatgtaaaagaagcaaagagcaaacattattttataataattctcTTTTATATTAATGCCCATCAGTACAGTTGATCTCTTCAGAAATGTATAAGCTTACTATTTCCTCTTGTAATATATAGATCAAGAAAAGACAGCAAGATGTGGTGCGATTTCTTGAAGCAAACAAGATTTCATTTGAAGAAATTGATATAACCATGTTGGAGGACCAGAGAATGTGGATGTATAAGCACATTCCTAAGGAAAGTCTTCCTACACAAGGGAATCCCCTTCCACCTCAGATATTTAATGATGATCAGTACTGTGGGGTAAGTGTCACATAGGGATATGCTGGATAGAAGTACAGGTTAGATTGAGCCCGATACATTATTAAATGTGTTTCAATTTTTGTCAGACTGTTTCCACTTCCTAATACCAGTTAGTAGTTCTGTTAGGATTTGGCAGGATGAAACATGTTTAGTACATGTAAAGATTTGAGAGGCAGCCTgctatttctgtatgttttatCCTCagaatgtttttagttgttttattcCAAAAAAGTGCTTCTGTAGTGATGTCTTTAGATTGATTCCACGGAGTAACAAATTGCTCTTTATTAGAtcattcattcatctatccatccattatccaacctgctatatcctaactacagggtcacgggagtctgctggagccaatcccagccaacacagggtgcaaggcaggaaacaaaccccaggcagggcaccagcccaccgcagggcacacacacccacataccaagcacacactagggacaatttaggatcgccagtgcacctaacctgcatgtctttggactgtgggaggaaaccggagcacccggaggaaactcacgcagacacggggagaacatgcaaactccatgcagagaggactcgggaggtgaacccaggtctccttactgcgaggcagtagcgctaccactgtgccacccttagatcattcaagtaagaattttactgctctctgtacatgtgacaataataaccctATAATTCATGTAAAATATTCTaagagctaatttttttttttccagtgcaaaatatttgctatctctgtTGGTATATTGTCACTGCTTATTAGACCAGTAGAATAATTTTGATTAAGTTGAGTTTTGAGTGGTCCTCAAGCTACTACGGTCTGTTTATTCCATGTTTCTATGGCTCTCAGTGAAAAGAACATCTTTCTAACAGTGTAAAATATTTCCTTGACTGGTTTCCACCTGTGTTCCCATTTTCTTGCTAAGGGTGGGTGGTATGGTCaaaaatatatatcttaatataataaaacagcaCAGTATAATCTGTTTGCATAAACGTTTCAGTCTGAATCCATTTTTCAGGTGCTTCTTTTGGCCCAGTTACATAGGTTTTCGTAAAGACCATCTTAATTGGCtacagtagtattattattattacaattattataacTACATTTTCCTTATAGAGTGTCTTTCCCTTGCTCAAAGCATTTCACGTAATTTCAAAATGAGCAACAGGGAAGATGCAGAAAAAAGGTCAAATacacaacataaaataattatcaGCATAAAATGCtaaatgaagataaaaatataaaacacaaagcttTGAATTTGAATAACAGAcagtaaaccagaataaaatgcaaaaatacaaatactacaagaaaaccctgaacaaatagCAGGTTTTTGTGATACAAGTACAAATCATCCCGAGCGCATGGACAGAGAGGTGTAAACTGAAAGTACAGGTCAGTGGTAGGGTAATGGCTATGTCACATAAGACgtcttttccagcaattttcaatcatagattttttttttttacataatctcATGGAGTCAGTTggctaatgtgacatacccaacaaCTGAGACCAAATAGTCTGCAACTGGCTAGGATAAAACCAGcatgtttggttttctttttatttggagGAATGGATTCCTTGCATGTAAATATTGAGAACCAATGAATGTTCAG
The sequence above is drawn from the Erpetoichthys calabaricus chromosome 3, fErpCal1.3, whole genome shotgun sequence genome and encodes:
- the sh3bgrl2 gene encoding SH3 domain-binding glutamic acid-rich-like protein 2 isoform X1, whose amino-acid sequence is MVIRIFVASSSGSLAIKKRQQDVVRFLEANKISFEEIDITMLEDQRMWMYKHIPKESLPTQGNPLPPQIFNDDQYCGDYDAFFESKENNTVNSFLRLNAHLPVKVAES
- the sh3bgrl2 gene encoding SH3 domain-binding glutamic acid-rich-like protein 2 isoform X2, encoding MVIRIFVASSSGSLAIKKRQQDVVRFLEANKISFEEIDITMLEDQRMWMYKHIPKESLPTQGNPLPPQIFNDDQYCGLIQGYLIIIISV